Sequence from the Candidatus Izemoplasma sp. genome:
CGGAACACCAAACTTATAGTGTTGATGGACAACAGGGGTTAAGTTTAAAATAACAATGACAAAATCTTGCTTATCTTTTGCATATCTAATAAAGGTAAAGATAGAGTAGTCGACATTGTTCGCATCAATCCACTCAAATCCTTCCGTTTGATGATCACATTCATATAATGCTTTATGGTGTTTTACGACATCGTTCATGTCTTTATTAAAACGTTGTGCTCCCTTATGAAGCGGATATTGTAAGAGATGCCAGTCCAATTCTGTATAATCCTTCCATTCATGCATTTGGGCAAACTCGCCCCCCATAAATAGCAGTGTTTTTCCTGGATGAGTAAAAAACAATCCCATTAATGCACGATAATTAGCAAATTTTTGCCAATAATCGCCAGGCATCTTATTGACGAGTGATTTTTTCCCATGAACAACTTCATCATGGCTTAATGGTAAGACATAATTTTCTGTAAAGGCATAGGTTAATCCAAACGTAATTAAATGGTGATGGTATTTACGATGAACAGGATCTTCTTCAAAATACTCAAGTGTATCATTCATCCATCCCATATTCCATTTATAGTTAAAACCAAGTCCACCATGATCGACAGGGTGCGTGACTTTAGGATAAGCTGTTGAATCTTCAGCAATTAATAACGCATTATCAAACGTTTCAAAAACCTTTTGACTTAAATGACGAATAAACGTCAATGCCCCATCATTAATGCCATTATTGCTGTCACCTAAGAAATAGATTAAGTTACTTACCGCATCGATGCGGAAGCCATCGACATGGAAGTATTTCATCCAAAACAAGGCATTTGATATTAAATAACTTTGAACTTCTCCTTTACCAAGGTCTAAATTGGCTGTTCCCCACACTTCATTTTCGCGTTTCCACGCCTCGTCATATTCATATAGAGGTTGTCCATCAAACATGTAAAGTCCGTGGGCATCTCGACAAATATGACCAGGCACCCAATCGATAATAACTTTGATGTTTTCCTGATGTAAGCGATCAATCAAATACATCAAATCTTTCGGTACACCAAAGCGGCTAGTTGCGCTGTAATAGCCTGTCCCTTGGTATCCCCAAGATTGATCTAATGGATGCTCCACTAAAGGCATAAATTCGACATGGGTAAACCCATTCTCTTTTAAATAAGGAATCAATAAATCAACTAGTTCATTGTATTTATGATGTGTGCCATCAGGTTTGACCATCCATGTCCCTAAATGACACTCATAAATACTCATCTGTTTATCATATGGTCGCTCATCTTCGCGATTATGCATATATTTGGCATCGTTCCAAAAATAGCCATCAATATCATACACTTTACTTAATTGACCCGGCCGTTCACTTGAGAAAAATGCATAGGGGTCGGCTTTATATAAGACCCGTCCATCATGGGTTTTTATTTCATATTGGTACTCATCCCATTCACTTGCTTTCTCAATCTCAATTTGCCAAATACCACTCTCATCGATTTTACGACAATTATGGACCCACGCTTGGTAGTCGTTAAACTCACCTAATACACTCACTTCTTTCGCATGTGGTGCCCAAACAGTGAATCTGACACCTACATGGTGTCCGTGATCATCTTTGATAATGTGCGCTCCAAAAACACGATAAGCATCGTAGAGTTTACCTTGATTAAAGAAATATAAATCGTCTTGATTCATAAGATCCTCCTATTCTTCAAGTGTGGCGATTTGTGCACTTGAATATCCTTTTTGTCGTAACGTTTGTTTCATCGCATATCTACTTACACCTTTGTTGTGTAATTTAGACACATCTTTTTCAAAAGATGATGATTCATCAATCATTTGATCAATTATATCCATATGTGCTTGAAAAACTTCATCAATAATATATGATTGAAAACCATAGCGATAAAACTTTTGTTTTAGGCTTTTAATCGCTTTATAATAAGGCTTTTTTACAGGACGTTGACTCAATTTAATTAACTGTTTACGAATCGTTTCTTTTTGTTCGGGAATATCATAACTGAGTAAGGCCTGATCAATTATAGGTTTGTCAATTTTCTTTTTGTGTAAGTATTGCCCAATTTTTTTAGGACCATCATGGGAATACATTTTTTTATCTTCTACATACAAACTAGCGTAGCGTTGATCGTTTAAATAGTTATTTTCTTGTAAGCGATCAATGACTTGTTCGATAACAATTCGGCTATAATCTTTTTTGCGTAAATGTGCTTTTGTTTCCCCAACCGTTCGCATTTGCCTTGTCACATAACTCAGTGCCTGTTGATAGGCAAGGTCAAAATTAGCGCCTTGTCTAATCTCTTTTATCTCATTTGGCTCTAGTTCTTTTTGGACATACAAATGGTATTGACTTAGGGTCTGTTCACTCACATCAAATGCAATACGGTTTGATAATGTAATCCGATAGCCATTTGTCTGTTTGTGAATATCTGTAATTTTAATCATTGTTACTGAAGTAATCTAAGGCTGCTTGTAACTGTGAATCGTTACTTGGGTTATCACGGAATGCATCTAGTGCTGCATTGATGACAGTTAAAGTAGCTTCATCAATCATACCCGTTGCGGGGATGTTATGATCATTTTGAATATTGATAATAGCACTGTAGGTATCCTGGTCAAAATAACCATCCGTTCTGACGTTATATCCCATGGTATTAATGATTTGTTGTACATTGGCAATACGGGGATCGACCGTGTCGACTTGTAGTGGACCTTCGTCTATTAAAAAGACTTTATAGGCTGTTTCAGCACCTGTTGGTTCGACGATGATATCCGGTGTAATGCCATCCGTACCACCATTAAAATGGACCCAATTCCCTTCACTTGTAATCCATTTACCAATGGATATATGTAACCGATCCCCCACTGTTGCTTGAACAACCATGTCCGTCTGCATGGTCCCTTTACCGTATGTCACTGTTCCGACTAAAGGATAATTCCCTTGTTCTTGCATAGCACTTGCAAAAACTTCTGATGCACTGGCACTATTTTGATTGACAAGCGTAACGATATCATAGGGCTTTGGTGTACTATTAGATGCATAATAATTGTTACTGAAGAATTCTCCATCAGAATAATATTCAGTTGAGAACATTGGCTTCCCATTATCCACTAAAAACTCATTCATCATATTGTACACTGTCGATAAATGGCCACCGCCATTATTTCGTAAATCAATAACTAATCCATCTATATTTTGCGCTTCTAAGGCTGTGATTGCATCATGAAATTTATTGGCTGTTTCATCGCCAAATTGCGTGACTTCAATATAGCCAAGTTTTTGTCCGTTTTTGTTAAATACTTGATAATTAACACTGGCATTTTGGATTACGGCGCGGGTCATGGTTAATTGAATAATATTATCAACACCTTGACGGAAAATACCAATAACGACATCCGTACCTTCTTCTCCTAAAATCATGTTGATGGTGTCATAAAAGTTTTGCTCAGTAATATCCACCCCATCAACACTCACAATGATATCATTAGGTAAGATGCCAGCTTCTTCGGCTGGGCCACCTTCCATCACATCTTCAACAATGATTTGCCCTTCAACAAAGCTCACGCGAACGCCAATGCCGACATAACTTTCTTCAAACCCACTTTGAAATTGTGAGTATTCTTCATAGTCAAAATAACTTGAATGTGGGTCATTTAATGCATCAAACATCCCGTTCACTGCGCCTTCCATTAACAAGTCTCTTGATGGTTGTGTATAATGATTTTCCATCAATGATTCTAAAACTTCTAAGAAAACTTCATCGGTAATGGTTGTTGCACCGTCTTCATTTAACGGCGGATTTTCATCTTGATTGCCCGTATCCTGTGGTTCAACTGTATCCATGTTGTACCCAATATAAAAACTGGTTCCTATTGCGACGATGAAGGCTAATAAACCTACTAATCGTTTACTCATAAATCATCACTCTCTCTTTCTAAAAATTCACCATGTATTTCTGTAGCCGGGGTGACATACACAAATGCCGTCTCATCAATATGGCTAATTACATTTCTCACTAAATAATATTCTCGTTTAGTAATGACTGTAATCAGCATTATTTTTTTGGACTCTGAGTACCCACCCTTAATCGGTACTTCTGTCACACCACGACTAATAGAATCATAAATTGATTTTTTGATCTCCTGTGGATAATCTGTAATAATTTGTAAGGCTTTTTTCGAAGTACCCCCGACAACCACCATGTCCGCAACTTTACCGCTAATCGCAATCGCGATTATCGCATAAAGCCCAACAAGTACACTCCCAGATTGGGAAAAGACAATAGTTCCTGCAAGGACAATTAAGCCATCAATTAAATACACACTAAAACTGATTGGTAAATTAAACACGCGGTTTAAGATTTTAACGGGTATGTCTGTTCCTCCGCTTGTACCACCATATTTAAGCACATAGCCAAAACCAAGTCCAAGTAGTGCCCCACCAAAAGTGACCGCAATGACATAGTCATTTTCGATATTTAATAAGGGCACAAACTGTTCTAAGATGAACAGGACAAAAGGAAACAGAAGGCTGCCATAGATACTTCTAAGAAATAGTTTTGTGCCTAAGACAATCCAGCCAACCAACAATAACACCATATTCATCGCAAATACGGTGAGAGAAATTGAAATCTTACTTGATACTTCATTCAGTATCATACCGATTCCAGTAACCCCTCCAGCAACTAAATCAACAGGAATTAAAAAGAAATAAAACCCTGAAGCCATCAAAATAATACCTAATGAAATCCATCCGTAACGTTCAGGATGACTAATAGGACGTATCCGGTGTTTATCCATTATGATCGTCCTTTTGTTGCTGTGTTAGATAGGCTTTGATGAATGGATCTAAATCGCCATCCATAACTTTATCGACATTCCCTGTCTCGTGATTTGTACGATGGTCCTTAACCATTGAGTAAGGATGCATAACATATGAACGTATCTGACTTCCAAAAGAGTTAGAAATATCGGTAGACCGATATTTTGCAATATTTTCTTGTTGTTCTTCTAACGCTTTTTGATATAATTTACCTTTTAAAATTTGCATTGCCTTATCTTTGTTTTTAATTTGCGACCGTTCATTTTGTACTGTCACAACGATATGAGTAGGTATATGGGTAATCCGTACAGCACTATCGGTGGTATTAACACTTTGTCCCCCTGCACCACTTGAGCGATAGGTATCAATTTTTAAATCTTTGTCATCAATGTCGATGTCAATATCGCCCTCAAATTCAGGAATCACTGTAACACTAGCAAAAGACGTATGACGTCTTCCGCCACTATCGAACGGACTAATTCTAACTAAACGGTGAACACCATGTTCTGCTTTTAAGTAGCCGTAGGCATTATCGCCACGAATCGCAAAAGTAGCACTTTTAATCCCTGCTTCATCCCCAGCTTGGTAATCTAGCACTTCCTGAGTGTAGCCACTACTTGCGGCATAACGGTTATACATCCGATAAAGCATACTTGCCCAATCTTGTGATTCCGTACCACCAGCTCCTGGATGAATTTCTAAAATCGCATTTAAATCATCATATTCCTCTGATAATAACAACAGAATCTCTAAGTTTTCGGCTCGTTTTGTCAGTTGTTTATCATATGTCTCGATATCATCTAGTAAACTCGCATCTTCTTCAACTAACTCTTTTGATAATTGCAAGTTTTCAATCAAATCATCATATGCCGCTATTTGGTCATAACGTTTTTTTAACCGCTTTAATTGTTGAATAATATGATTAGCTTCTTGTGGGTTATCCCAAAAAGAAGCATCATAGGTTTGTTTTTGTAACGAATCAATCTCATTTTTTAATGCCTCGAGATCGATTAAATTATGGATTTTTTCTTGTTCATTTAAATGGCTTTGAACAATGCCTTTAACATCAGATAGTTGCATAATTAATCACCTTCAAGAAAGACCCTAGGATATCCCTTCGGGTCTTTATTCTATTTACCATGACAATGTTTATATTTTTTCCCTGAGCCACATGGGCAAGGGTCGTTTCGTCCTACTTTATTGACAGAACGTGGTTTTTTCTTTGACTCGATTTCTTTACCACTAGATGTGTGCGTTGGTTTAATCACTTGTACGCGTTCCATATTATCACGGATTTGAGCGCGTAAGACATATCGTGTTACATCTTCATCAATCGCTTCTAACATTTCGTTAAATAACCGATACCCACTATCTTGATATTCGCGTAATGGGTTCATTTGTGCATAACTTTGCAGGCCAATTGATTGGCGTAATTCACTCATTTGATCGATATGTTCTGTCCAATATGTATCGACCACACGTAAGATAATGGCTTTTAAAAATTCGTTAAACTTCTCATCACCAAATTTGTTCAGTTTATAAGTCATATCCTCTTTAACAACATCATAAAGTTCACTGATAACCTCAGGTGCGGGTTTATCTAATTCAGACTTACTTATACTGTTTGGCGTAAAGTACCGTCCTGCGAGGACATTATATAATTCACTACTATTAACCATTTGATCTTTAGAATCTTGATTGACATGGGCATAAACTGTCCGTTCAATAGAACGATTTATCATTTCACGGGCAATATCAATAATTGAATCTTTAAATAAGATATCACGTCGTTGTTTATAGATTACTTCACGTTGTTTACGGTTTACTTCATCATATTGTAATACGGTTTTCCGGCGATCAAAGTTGTTTCCTTCAATTTGTTTTTGGGCCCGTTCTACAATTTTAGAAAAGATTCCGTAATCGATTGGCTCTTCATCATCAGACCCCCGTGTTTTGGTTAACATCTCCAATTGTCGTTTAAAACGATCGCCACCAAATCGGCGCAACAAATCATCTTCTCCTGATAAGAAGAAACGACTATATCCTGGGTCTCCTTGACGTCCACTACGTCCGCGTAACTGATTATCAATCCGGCGTGACTCATGACGTTCTGTCCCTAATACCGCAAGTCCACCAAGTTCGACAACGCCTTCACCAAGTTTAATGTCTGTCCCACGTCCAGCCATATTGGTTGCGATTGTGACTTGACCCTTCATTCCTGCTTTTGCGACAATCTCAGCTTCACGCTCATGCTGTTTCGCATTTAAAACATCATGTGGTACCCCTAACCGTTTCAATAGTTTACTGAGCAATTCTGATGTTTCAATAGAAATGGTCCCGACTAACATGGGTTGCCCAATTTTATGACGGTGTTGTATTTCTTTCGCAATTGCTTTATATTTTGCTTTCATTGTCGCGAAGATTAAATCATTATCATCTTGACGGATGACCGGTTTATTGGTTGGTATTTCAACGACAATCATATTATAGATATTTCTGAACTCTTCTTCCTCAGTTTTCGCTGTCCCTGTCATTCCGGCAAGTTTGCTATACATTCTAAAGTAATTTTGGAATGTTATTGTTGCTAGTGTTGTGGTTTCTTTTTTAATGTCAACGCCTTCTTTAGCTTCTAATGCTTGATGGAGTCCTTCACTAAATTGGCGTCCATGCATAAGTCGTCCTGTGAAACTATCGACAATAACAACTTTATTATCTTGAACAACATAATCAACATCGCGTTCCATTGTAAAATTCGCTTTAATCGCATTGTTTATACTATGTAGTAAACTGACATTATGGATATCATATAGATTATCTAATGAAAAGTATTTTTCGGCTCTAGCAATACCGGATTCCGTTAAGTTGACAGCTTTTGTTTTAATATCTAAATCATAATCTTCTTCAGTTAAATTTCGCGTAAATGCTTGCGCTTGTAAATATAAGCTACTGGTATTTTTTGCGCCACCACTAATAATTAATGGGGTTCTTGCTTCATCAATTAAGATCGAATCAATCTCATCAATAATCGCGTAGTTTAATGGTCTTTGGACCATTTGTTCTTTATAGATAACCATGTGATCACGTAAGTAATCAAATCCTAATTCATTATTGGTTGAATACAGTACATCACATAAATACGCTTCGCGCTTTTCTTCCTTTGTTAAATCACGTGTATTCAGCCCAACAGTTAGTCCTAACCATCGAAATAAATCACCAATTTCACCGTTTGCTTCACGCGCAGCTAAATAATCATTGACTGTGACAATGTGAACACCTTCACCTAATAATCCATTTAAGTAGGCTGGCATAACACTGGTTAAGGTTTTCCCTTCACCGGTCTTCATTTCCGCAATATTACCATTATGTATTGAAATAGCCCCCAACAATTGCACATAGTAAGGGGTTAATCCAACGACACGTGTCGCCGCTTCGCGAACGGTCGCAAAGGCATCAACTAAAATATCATCTTTTGTTTCACCGTTGTTTAATCGTTCTCTAAATTCATCTGTTTTTGCTTTTAATTCTGCGTCTGACAATGTTTTATATGTATCGCTTAATGCCTCTATTTGATCCGCTATTTTGCGGTTCTTTTTGAGTGCTCGATGTCCTAAGTCAAACCATTTTTTAAAAAACATGTACCTCACCTCATTTTGTCACATCTATGATATCATATTTATGAACTTTTTGAAAACAAAACTCAAGAAAAATGCGCCCTTGGGCGCATTTATTTATTCGGTTTCAATAACTCCAAATGTTCCATCATTTCGTGTATAGGCCACACTGACTTGTTTTGTTTTATCATCACGGAAAATGAAAAAGTCATGATCCAATACTTTTAGTGCAGTAATGGCTTCATCAACTGTCATTTCTTCAAGCATAATTTCTTTCTTGCGGACAGGTTGCTGTACCAATTCCTTTTCAAGTGCTTCAATATCTAAATCATCATGGAAGATATCTTTAACACCATCACGTTGTTGTAAACTGCGTGTAATTTTTGTTTTATGTTTACGAATTTGTGATTCTAATTTATCAATTGATAAATCAATCGCTGCGTACATGTCTTCATCTGCGACCTCAGCACGCATGGTATAATACTTGGTAGGGATGGTCACCTCAACTTTATGATGATCGCTATAAACTTTACAAACCACAAAGGCATCTAACGCCTGTTTGAAATACCGTTCTACTTTTTGTAATTTGTCTTCTGCGTAATCTCTAATGGCATCGGTTACTTCAAACCCATTTTTCCCTCTAACTTCAACTCTCATCTTTTTCAGCTCCCTTTCAATTTAATATAGTTTATTATAACATATAATCAGACTATTGTTTAAGAAATGTGATTTTTTTCTCTTACAACAGTGTATCGCGATATAGAAATGCTAAGTATAAAAAACGGCGTGTTAACCCTAAAACAAGTTTAAACATTGGGCTGTTAAGGAATGTTATTAATGTATCATCATAGTAAAGCATTAGATCACTATCAGAGGTTTTAAAGCCGGTAAACAGGTGATGCCCTAGTTCTGTAAATAAGGCGTGATCATCACCATCTTTGTTTTGATCAAATAAATAATGCAAGATTATTTCTTTATCCAACACGGGAATCATGTCTTCTGTTTTTACATTAACTTTTTTCACACAGTCATCATGGATGACATACGGTGTTTTAAAAAGTGTTTTAAGTGTCATCTGTTTATATAAGTGTTTCTGACAATAAATACAATTCATAAAAAAGACCTCCATCCATATAGTATGGATAAAGGTCTTATTTATCTTTTGCGAGTAATTGTTCATAGACTTCATATGTCGCATAGACATCGCTTAAAGCCCGATGTGCCTGCTTGTTTTCTATTTGGAAAATACGGCACAATGCTTTTAAAGAATAACTTCTAAGTCCTTTTAATCGTTTTCTTGCTGAGAAAATCGTGTCTTTCACTCTAAATTTAGGATATTTAACCATATATCGCGTACATTCATTTTCAATGAACGGATAATCAAATCGTACTGCGTTATGTCCAATTAAAAAATCTACCCCTTCACAAAAGGATATAAATTCTTGTAAAGCAATACCTGGGAAAAGCGCATCTTTAACCATTTCGTTGGTAATGCCATGAATCGCAATCACATTGTCTGGAATGGTTATCCCGGGATTAATTAATTGTTCAAAAGAATCAACGACTTCACCATTCTTAATACGAAGTGCCCCAATTTCGATAATTCGATCTGTTCTTGGATTTAATCCTGTTGTTTCAATATCAAATACAACATAGTCCATAATTATCACCAAAATTAGTATATCACAAAAACAACTTATGGTATACTAAAAACAATCAAGGAGGTTGTCTTATGAGCTTATTTTCATATCAATCGTTAAAAGATTCAAACTATTTTGAAGGATGGTATGTTCGAATAATTGATCCTGTTATCGAACTTAATATGGCTGTTATATTCGGGATTACGAAAGAATCAACCAATCCTCATGCATTTATTCAAATCGCAAAAGCTGGTCAGAAAAAAGGGATTTATAGAGCATTTGATCTGTCATTATTCTATTATCATGAGACCTTAGAAACAGTCACTATCGGCAATAATGAGTTGTCGCTTAAACATCTACTACTTGATATTGATGATATTAAGTGTAATTTATCGTTTGAAGATGTGTCACTTCAAACAAAGTCATCTATGGGTTTCTTTAAAAAAATGCCCCTTGAGTGTTATCAAGAGTTACTTTATCCTAATGGTAAAGGGATTGGTAAAATCGAGATGGCGGATGAGAAACACAGCATTAACGCAAATATTTATCTAGAAAAGACATATGGTCACAAATTTCCTCAAAAGTGGATTTGGTGTCAAAGTTCTCACGCTGAATCATCAAACGCAACTATCTCCTTATCAGTGGGTAAAGTTCCTTTCAAAGGCTTAACTATTAACGGCTTTTTCTTACATCTAGATTTACCGGATAAAGGCTATCATTTTTCATCATACAATCTTTCAAAATTCCTTTATGAAAGTCATAAGGGACAGATTACTCTAACCGTTTTAAAGCCGTTTTATAAAGTTATTATTAAAACATCGTTAGATGCTCCAATTAAACTGGTTGGACCAACGGATGGTGGCAACATGAACCTAGAGGTCTTTGAGAGTTTAACCTCGCATGCAAAAGTTACGCTATATAAACGTAAGAAGATTATCTTTGAAGATACGTTTACGTATGTTGGATTAGAAAATACAATGGATTAAAAAAAGCCAACTAAGTTGGCTTTTTACATATCATATTTTTGTGCGCGTTGTTTGCCTTCAATGACTAACTTCATATTGTAAGCAAGTGCACTGAGTTCGTTTTCACCAGGATAGATAGTGATTTCTCCTAAGTGATCTATGTATTCTAGCAGTGGTTGTAATACATCTTGATTATATGCTAGGCCACCGGTAATAATGATCGCATCAAGTTTCCCTTTTGTAATGGCATATAAACTACCAATTTCTTTAGCAATTTGATACACCATAGCATGAAGGATATCTTTTGCGACGGTACTGCCACTAGCAATCATTTCACTGACTTCTTCAGCATCATTGGTATTTAAATAAGATACAAGTCCACCAAATCCATGATTTAGTTTTTGAACTTGTTCTAACGTGTATTGTCCATTAAATGCAAGTTCATACACAGACGCTACCGGTAATCCCCCAGTACGCTCTGGGCTAAATGGTCCATCTCCGTCTAAAGCGTTGTTAACATCAACGACTTTGCCTTCTTTGTGAAATCCAACACTAATGCCACCACCTAAGTGAGCAACAATTAGATTGAGATCTTCATAATTTAAATTATTTTTCTCTGCGTACTGTTTGGCGACCGCTTTTTGATTTAATGCGTGCCATATCGGCTTACGGGTAATACCGTTCAATCCCGATATTTTAGCGACATCTTCCATTTCATCAACAATGACAGGGTCAGCGATGTACGCTTTTTTACTAACTTTTTTGGCAAGTGTATCCGCTAATATTCCACCCAAGTTACTGGCATGTTCCCCATACTTTCCACTTGCTAAATCTTTTTTCATGGCATCATCAACTTCATAAACGCCACTTGCGAGTGATTTCATTAATCCCCCTCGACCGATAAATCCATCGATTTGGTTTAACCGAATCGCATTCTCTTTTAAGAAGGTTTCAATATCACTGCGTCGTAAAGGGATTTGATCAATTAAATCATCATATTTATTGAGTATATCAGAGGAATAGCGGATCGTTTTTTTGTGCACACAGTCATCGCCTTCAAATAAGGCTACTTTAGTTGATGTGCTTCCTGGGTTGATAGTAAGAATCTTCATGAGATCCATCCTCTCTTTAAAAATATTACTTAACGATATCGCGTCCGCGATCAAGTGCTTCTTTATTAATGTCAATCAGTTTTGCTTTCGCACCTGTAAATTTCTGTTTCATTATATCAATAATATCATCGTTCGTAAAGAGATTTGCCGCCTTTAAATAGGCTCCTAACATGACCATGTTTGCAACTTTTAGGTTACCAATCTCTAGTGCTAAATCATTCGCTTTGACAAGAATAACATTCACATCATCACGAATGTCAACATCTTTTACAAGACTTGCGTTAATTAATAAGTTTCCACCTGTTTTTAATTTTGGTTGGAATTTAGCAAGCGAAGGTTTGTTCATAATAATTAAAGAATCTGGTGTTGAAATAACAGGACTCCTTACCGGATCTTCACTGATTGTAACTGAACAATTTGCTGTACCCCCACGGGTCTCTGGTCCATATGATGGAAACCATAATGTGTTAATGTCTTTTTTTGTTGCAACGTAACTAAGGAGTTGCCCCATTAACATTACACCTTGTCCACCAAATCCGGCAATGATTACTTTTTCATCAATCATGCGTTATCCTCCTTCGTTCTATCTTTGTAGACACCTAAAGGATAGTAAGGAATCATATTGTCAACAGCCCAATCTACAGCGTCTTTTGGTGTCATACCCC
This genomic interval carries:
- the glgB gene encoding 1,4-alpha-glucan branching protein GlgB, producing the protein MNQDDLYFFNQGKLYDAYRVFGAHIIKDDHGHHVGVRFTVWAPHAKEVSVLGEFNDYQAWVHNCRKIDESGIWQIEIEKASEWDEYQYEIKTHDGRVLYKADPYAFFSSERPGQLSKVYDIDGYFWNDAKYMHNREDERPYDKQMSIYECHLGTWMVKPDGTHHKYNELVDLLIPYLKENGFTHVEFMPLVEHPLDQSWGYQGTGYYSATSRFGVPKDLMYLIDRLHQENIKVIIDWVPGHICRDAHGLYMFDGQPLYEYDEAWKRENEVWGTANLDLGKGEVQSYLISNALFWMKYFHVDGFRIDAVSNLIYFLGDSNNGINDGALTFIRHLSQKVFETFDNALLIAEDSTAYPKVTHPVDHGGLGFNYKWNMGWMNDTLEYFEEDPVHRKYHHHLITFGLTYAFTENYVLPLSHDEVVHGKKSLVNKMPGDYWQKFANYRALMGLFFTHPGKTLLFMGGEFAQMHEWKDYTELDWHLLQYPLHKGAQRFNKDMNDVVKHHKALYECDHQTEGFEWIDANNVDYSIFTFIRYAKDKQDFVIVILNLTPVVHQHYKFGVPNKGAYKEVMNSDKDIYGGSNLYNGDTLYTNDESIHGYEQSLECLLSPLSITIIKPN
- a CDS encoding RecX family transcriptional regulator; this encodes MIKITDIHKQTNGYRITLSNRIAFDVSEQTLSQYHLYVQKELEPNEIKEIRQGANFDLAYQQALSYVTRQMRTVGETKAHLRKKDYSRIVIEQVIDRLQENNYLNDQRYASLYVEDKKMYSHDGPKKIGQYLHKKKIDKPIIDQALLSYDIPEQKETIRKQLIKLSQRPVKKPYYKAIKSLKQKFYRYGFQSYIIDEVFQAHMDIIDQMIDESSSFEKDVSKLHNKGVSRYAMKQTLRQKGYSSAQIATLEE
- the prfB gene encoding peptide chain release factor 2; this encodes MQLSDVKGIVQSHLNEQEKIHNLIDLEALKNEIDSLQKQTYDASFWDNPQEANHIIQQLKRLKKRYDQIAAYDDLIENLQLSKELVEEDASLLDDIETYDKQLTKRAENLEILLLLSEEYDDLNAILEIHPGAGGTESQDWASMLYRMYNRYAASSGYTQEVLDYQAGDEAGIKSATFAIRGDNAYGYLKAEHGVHRLVRISPFDSGGRRHTSFASVTVIPEFEGDIDIDIDDKDLKIDTYRSSGAGGQSVNTTDSAVRITHIPTHIVVTVQNERSQIKNKDKAMQILKGKLYQKALEEQQENIAKYRSTDISNSFGSQIRSYVMHPYSMVKDHRTNHETGNVDKVMDGDLDPFIKAYLTQQQKDDHNG
- a CDS encoding YitT family protein, with amino-acid sequence MDKHRIRPISHPERYGWISLGIILMASGFYFFLIPVDLVAGGVTGIGMILNEVSSKISISLTVFAMNMVLLLVGWIVLGTKLFLRSIYGSLLFPFVLFILEQFVPLLNIENDYVIAVTFGGALLGLGFGYVLKYGGTSGGTDIPVKILNRVFNLPISFSVYLIDGLIVLAGTIVFSQSGSVLVGLYAIIAIAISGKVADMVVVGGTSKKALQIITDYPQEIKKSIYDSISRGVTEVPIKGGYSESKKIMLITVITKREYYLVRNVISHIDETAFVYVTPATEIHGEFLERESDDL
- a CDS encoding S41 family peptidase, with amino-acid sequence MSKRLVGLLAFIVAIGTSFYIGYNMDTVEPQDTGNQDENPPLNEDGATTITDEVFLEVLESLMENHYTQPSRDLLMEGAVNGMFDALNDPHSSYFDYEEYSQFQSGFEESYVGIGVRVSFVEGQIIVEDVMEGGPAEEAGILPNDIIVSVDGVDITEQNFYDTINMILGEEGTDVVIGIFRQGVDNIIQLTMTRAVIQNASVNYQVFNKNGQKLGYIEVTQFGDETANKFHDAITALEAQNIDGLVIDLRNNGGGHLSTVYNMMNEFLVDNGKPMFSTEYYSDGEFFSNNYYASNSTPKPYDIVTLVNQNSASASEVFASAMQEQGNYPLVGTVTYGKGTMQTDMVVQATVGDRLHISIGKWITSEGNWVHFNGGTDGITPDIIVEPTGAETAYKVFLIDEGPLQVDTVDPRIANVQQIINTMGYNVRTDGYFDQDTYSAIINIQNDHNIPATGMIDEATLTVINAALDAFRDNPSNDSQLQAALDYFSNND
- the secA gene encoding preprotein translocase subunit SecA — protein: MFFKKWFDLGHRALKKNRKIADQIEALSDTYKTLSDAELKAKTDEFRERLNNGETKDDILVDAFATVREAATRVVGLTPYYVQLLGAISIHNGNIAEMKTGEGKTLTSVMPAYLNGLLGEGVHIVTVNDYLAAREANGEIGDLFRWLGLTVGLNTRDLTKEEKREAYLCDVLYSTNNELGFDYLRDHMVIYKEQMVQRPLNYAIIDEIDSILIDEARTPLIISGGAKNTSSLYLQAQAFTRNLTEEDYDLDIKTKAVNLTESGIARAEKYFSLDNLYDIHNVSLLHSINNAIKANFTMERDVDYVVQDNKVVIVDSFTGRLMHGRQFSEGLHQALEAKEGVDIKKETTTLATITFQNYFRMYSKLAGMTGTAKTEEEEFRNIYNMIVVEIPTNKPVIRQDDNDLIFATMKAKYKAIAKEIQHRHKIGQPMLVGTISIETSELLSKLLKRLGVPHDVLNAKQHEREAEIVAKAGMKGQVTIATNMAGRGTDIKLGEGVVELGGLAVLGTERHESRRIDNQLRGRSGRQGDPGYSRFFLSGEDDLLRRFGGDRFKRQLEMLTKTRGSDDEEPIDYGIFSKIVERAQKQIEGNNFDRRKTVLQYDEVNRKQREVIYKQRRDILFKDSIIDIAREMINRSIERTVYAHVNQDSKDQMVNSSELYNVLAGRYFTPNSISKSELDKPAPEVISELYDVVKEDMTYKLNKFGDEKFNEFLKAIILRVVDTYWTEHIDQMSELRQSIGLQSYAQMNPLREYQDSGYRLFNEMLEAIDEDVTRYVLRAQIRDNMERVQVIKPTHTSSGKEIESKKKPRSVNKVGRNDPCPCGSGKKYKHCHGK